The Populus trichocarpa isolate Nisqually-1 chromosome 2, P.trichocarpa_v4.1, whole genome shotgun sequence genome has a window encoding:
- the LOC7471164 gene encoding nuclear transport factor 2 isoform X1 — MAAPVTQLPVPTADVVGNAFAHQYYHILQQSPDLVHRFYQDGSKFGRPGEDGVMSTTTTMNAINEKILSLGYGQVRAEIVTVDSQESYKGGVLVLVTGYLNGNDNLRQKFTQSFFLAPQDKGYFVLNDVFRYVDDSTHQNGNQEPASNFEAPVAPDQDTPHTQETHISEPTAALSEEVIGGEVYNPSESGDVSVEVEEEESGDVSFEEEEEPMPEVVDEIPPDSQLVADSQVVVESSAKIEDTPKKSYASVVKVQKEYTAPFSSPTPSPLRSAPKIQEQVTAAVSQPPAAESHVSSSNTFENGNAQESEEGPSIYVKGLPLDATTTLLENEFKKFGPIRNGGVQVRFQKGFCFGFVEFEVASAVQSALEASPVMINGFRVIVEEKRSTSRGNNRGRFPSGSGAGYKSEGMRGRGNLGGKVYGRIEIGIRTEFGNRGGSRGGGYSNRGGDGYSNRGGGGGGGGDGYSNRGGGGGGDGYSNRGGGGDGYRRADKMGNNGGRANRSGGLGLNGTAKTTAPRVSATA; from the exons ATGGCAGCACCAGTGACGCAACTCCCAGTTCCAACTGCTGATGTT GTTGGTAATGCTTTCGCGCATCAGTACTACCATATATTGCAGCAATCCCCGGATCTTGTTCACCGATTCTACCAGGATGGTAGTAAGTTTGGACGTCCTGGAGAGGATGGGGTCATGAGTACCACTACTACCATGAAT GCTATTAATGAGAAGATACTTTCACTTGGATATGGTCAAGTCAGGGCAGAAATTGTTACAGTTGATTCACAAGAATCTTACAAAGGTGGAGTTCTTGTGCTAGTGACTGGGTATTTGAATGGAAATGACAATTTGCGACAAAAATTTACTCAGAGCTTCTTCCTGGCTCCTCAAGACAAAGGTTATTTTGTGCTGAATGATGTGTTTCGGTATGTTGATGACTCCACACACCAGAATGGAAATCAAGAGCCTGCCAGCAATTTTGAAGCCCCAGTTGCTCCTGACCAGG ATACTCCTCACACACAGGAAACTCACATTTCTGAGCCAACAGCTGCTTTGTCTGAGGAAGTCATTGGAGGGGAAGTGTACAATCCCTCTGAAAGTGGGGATGTTTCAGTTGAGGTAGAGGAAGAGGAAAGTGGGGATGTTTCATTTGAGGAAGAGGAAGAACCAATGCCTGAGGTTGTTGATGAAATTCCTCCTGATTCCCAGTTAGTGGCTGACTCCCAGGTTGTGGTCGAGTCTAGTGCTAAGATTGAAGACACTCCGAAGAAGTCGTATGCCTCCGTT GTGAAAGTTCAGAAGGAGTACACTGCACCTTTTTCGAGTCCTACCCCTTCTCCTCTGAGGTCTGCACCAAAAATCCAAGAACAAGTGACTGCTGCAGTGTCTCAACCCCCAGCAGCTGAGTCACATGTCTCCAGCTCTAATACTTTTGAAAATGGGAATGCCCAAGAGAGTGAAG AGGGTCCTTCTATCTACGTGAAAGGTCTGCCTTTAGATGCGACGACTACCTTGCTTGAAAACGAGTTCAAGAAGTTTGGACCTATTAGGAATGGTGGCGTTCAAGTTAGATTCCAAAAG GGATTTTGTTTTGGCTTTGTGGAGTTTGAGGTGGCGAGTGCTGTGCAAAGTGCATTAGAG GCTTCACCTGTTATGATTAATGGATTCCGCGTCATTGTTGAGGAAAAGAGATCTACTTCCCGAG GGAACAATAGGGGACGATTTCCATCTGGATCAGGGGCTGGATATAAAAGTGAAGGAATGAGAGGGCGTGGTAATCTTGGAGGAAAAGTATATGGCAGGATTGAAATTGGTATCAGAACAGAGTTTGGAAACAGAGGTGGCAGTCGAGGCGGTGGATATTCAAACCGTGGAGGCGATGGATATTCAAAccgtggaggtggaggtggaggtggaggtgatGGGTATTCTAAccgtggaggtggaggtggaggtgatGGGTATTCTAACCGTGGAGGTGGAGGTGATGGCTATCGGAGAGCTGATAAGATGGGGAACAATGGTGGTCGGGCAAACCGTTCTGGTGGTTTAGGTCTTAACGGCACAGCCAAGACTACAGCGCCACGAGTATCTGCAACAGCTTGA
- the LOC7471164 gene encoding nuclear transport factor 2 isoform X5 translates to MAAPVTQLPVPTADVVGNAFAHQYYHILQQSPDLVHRFYQDGSKFGRPGEDGVMSTTTTMNAINEKILSLGYGQVRAEIVTVDSQESYKGGVLVLVTGYLNGNDNLRQKFTQSFFLAPQDKGYFVLNDVFRYVDDSTHQNGNQEPASNFEAPVAPDQDTPHTQETHISEPTAALSEEVIGGEVYNPSESGDVSVEVEEEESGDVSFEEEEEPMPEVVDEIPPDSQLVADSQVVVESSAKIEDTPKKSYASVVKVQKEYTAPFSSPTPSPLRSAPKIQEQVTAAVSQPPAAESHVSSSNTFENGNAQESEEGPSIYVKGLPLDATTTLLENEFKKFGPIRNGGVQVRFQKGFCFGFVEFEVASAVQSALEASPVMINGFRVIVEEKRSTSRGNNRGRFPSGSGAGYKSEGMRGRGNLGGKVYGRIEIGIRTEFGNRGGSRGGGYSNRGGDGYSNRGGGGGGGGDGYSNRGGGGDGYRRADKMGNNGGRANRSGGLGLNGTAKTTAPRVSATA, encoded by the exons ATGGCAGCACCAGTGACGCAACTCCCAGTTCCAACTGCTGATGTT GTTGGTAATGCTTTCGCGCATCAGTACTACCATATATTGCAGCAATCCCCGGATCTTGTTCACCGATTCTACCAGGATGGTAGTAAGTTTGGACGTCCTGGAGAGGATGGGGTCATGAGTACCACTACTACCATGAAT GCTATTAATGAGAAGATACTTTCACTTGGATATGGTCAAGTCAGGGCAGAAATTGTTACAGTTGATTCACAAGAATCTTACAAAGGTGGAGTTCTTGTGCTAGTGACTGGGTATTTGAATGGAAATGACAATTTGCGACAAAAATTTACTCAGAGCTTCTTCCTGGCTCCTCAAGACAAAGGTTATTTTGTGCTGAATGATGTGTTTCGGTATGTTGATGACTCCACACACCAGAATGGAAATCAAGAGCCTGCCAGCAATTTTGAAGCCCCAGTTGCTCCTGACCAGG ATACTCCTCACACACAGGAAACTCACATTTCTGAGCCAACAGCTGCTTTGTCTGAGGAAGTCATTGGAGGGGAAGTGTACAATCCCTCTGAAAGTGGGGATGTTTCAGTTGAGGTAGAGGAAGAGGAAAGTGGGGATGTTTCATTTGAGGAAGAGGAAGAACCAATGCCTGAGGTTGTTGATGAAATTCCTCCTGATTCCCAGTTAGTGGCTGACTCCCAGGTTGTGGTCGAGTCTAGTGCTAAGATTGAAGACACTCCGAAGAAGTCGTATGCCTCCGTT GTGAAAGTTCAGAAGGAGTACACTGCACCTTTTTCGAGTCCTACCCCTTCTCCTCTGAGGTCTGCACCAAAAATCCAAGAACAAGTGACTGCTGCAGTGTCTCAACCCCCAGCAGCTGAGTCACATGTCTCCAGCTCTAATACTTTTGAAAATGGGAATGCCCAAGAGAGTGAAG AGGGTCCTTCTATCTACGTGAAAGGTCTGCCTTTAGATGCGACGACTACCTTGCTTGAAAACGAGTTCAAGAAGTTTGGACCTATTAGGAATGGTGGCGTTCAAGTTAGATTCCAAAAG GGATTTTGTTTTGGCTTTGTGGAGTTTGAGGTGGCGAGTGCTGTGCAAAGTGCATTAGAG GCTTCACCTGTTATGATTAATGGATTCCGCGTCATTGTTGAGGAAAAGAGATCTACTTCCCGAG GGAACAATAGGGGACGATTTCCATCTGGATCAGGGGCTGGATATAAAAGTGAAGGAATGAGAGGGCGTGGTAATCTTGGAGGAAAAGTATATGGCAGGATTGAAATTGGTATCAGAACAGAGTTTGGAAACAGAGGTGGCAGTCGAGGCGGTGGATATTCAAACCGTGGAGGCGATGGATATTCAAAccgtggaggtggaggtggaggtggaggtgatGGGTATTCTAAccgtggaggtggag GTGATGGCTATCGGAGAGCTGATAAGATGGGGAACAATGGTGGTCGGGCAAACCGTTCTGGTGGTTTAGGTCTTAACGGCACAGCCAAGACTACAGCGCCACGAGTATCTGCAACAGCTTGA
- the LOC7471164 gene encoding nuclear transport factor 2 isoform X9, which yields MAAPVTQLPVPTADVVGNAFAHQYYHILQQSPDLVHRFYQDGSKFGRPGEDGVMSTTTTMNAINEKILSLGYGQVRAEIVTVDSQESYKGGVLVLVTGYLNGNDNLRQKFTQSFFLAPQDKGYFVLNDVFRYVDDSTHQNGNQEPASNFEAPVAPDQDTPHTQETHISEPTAALSEEVIGGEVYNPSESGDVSVEVEEEESGDVSFEEEEEPMPEVVDEIPPDSQLVADSQVVVESSAKIEDTPKKSYASVVKVQKEYTAPFSSPTPSPLRSAPKIQEQVTAAVSQPPAAESHVSSSNTFENGNAQESEEGPSIYVKGLPLDATTTLLENEFKKFGPIRNGGVQVRFQKGFCFGFVEFEVASAVQSALEASPVMINGFRVIVEEKRSTSRGNNRGRFPSGSGAGYKSEGMRGRGNLGGKVYGRIEIGIRTEFGNRGGSRGGGYSNRGGDGYSNRGGGGGGGGDGYSNRGGDGYRRADKMGNNGGRANRSGGLGLNGTAKTTAPRVSATA from the exons ATGGCAGCACCAGTGACGCAACTCCCAGTTCCAACTGCTGATGTT GTTGGTAATGCTTTCGCGCATCAGTACTACCATATATTGCAGCAATCCCCGGATCTTGTTCACCGATTCTACCAGGATGGTAGTAAGTTTGGACGTCCTGGAGAGGATGGGGTCATGAGTACCACTACTACCATGAAT GCTATTAATGAGAAGATACTTTCACTTGGATATGGTCAAGTCAGGGCAGAAATTGTTACAGTTGATTCACAAGAATCTTACAAAGGTGGAGTTCTTGTGCTAGTGACTGGGTATTTGAATGGAAATGACAATTTGCGACAAAAATTTACTCAGAGCTTCTTCCTGGCTCCTCAAGACAAAGGTTATTTTGTGCTGAATGATGTGTTTCGGTATGTTGATGACTCCACACACCAGAATGGAAATCAAGAGCCTGCCAGCAATTTTGAAGCCCCAGTTGCTCCTGACCAGG ATACTCCTCACACACAGGAAACTCACATTTCTGAGCCAACAGCTGCTTTGTCTGAGGAAGTCATTGGAGGGGAAGTGTACAATCCCTCTGAAAGTGGGGATGTTTCAGTTGAGGTAGAGGAAGAGGAAAGTGGGGATGTTTCATTTGAGGAAGAGGAAGAACCAATGCCTGAGGTTGTTGATGAAATTCCTCCTGATTCCCAGTTAGTGGCTGACTCCCAGGTTGTGGTCGAGTCTAGTGCTAAGATTGAAGACACTCCGAAGAAGTCGTATGCCTCCGTT GTGAAAGTTCAGAAGGAGTACACTGCACCTTTTTCGAGTCCTACCCCTTCTCCTCTGAGGTCTGCACCAAAAATCCAAGAACAAGTGACTGCTGCAGTGTCTCAACCCCCAGCAGCTGAGTCACATGTCTCCAGCTCTAATACTTTTGAAAATGGGAATGCCCAAGAGAGTGAAG AGGGTCCTTCTATCTACGTGAAAGGTCTGCCTTTAGATGCGACGACTACCTTGCTTGAAAACGAGTTCAAGAAGTTTGGACCTATTAGGAATGGTGGCGTTCAAGTTAGATTCCAAAAG GGATTTTGTTTTGGCTTTGTGGAGTTTGAGGTGGCGAGTGCTGTGCAAAGTGCATTAGAG GCTTCACCTGTTATGATTAATGGATTCCGCGTCATTGTTGAGGAAAAGAGATCTACTTCCCGAG GGAACAATAGGGGACGATTTCCATCTGGATCAGGGGCTGGATATAAAAGTGAAGGAATGAGAGGGCGTGGTAATCTTGGAGGAAAAGTATATGGCAGGATTGAAATTGGTATCAGAACAGAGTTTGGAAACAGAGGTGGCAGTCGAGGCGGTGGATATTCAAACCGTGGAGGCGATGGATATTCAAAccgtggaggtggaggtggaggtggaggtgatGGGTATTCTAAccgtggag GTGATGGCTATCGGAGAGCTGATAAGATGGGGAACAATGGTGGTCGGGCAAACCGTTCTGGTGGTTTAGGTCTTAACGGCACAGCCAAGACTACAGCGCCACGAGTATCTGCAACAGCTTGA
- the LOC7471164 gene encoding nuclear transport factor 2 isoform X8 — protein sequence MAAPVTQLPVPTADVVGNAFAHQYYHILQQSPDLVHRFYQDGSKFGRPGEDGVMSTTTTMNAINEKILSLGYGQVRAEIVTVDSQESYKGGVLVLVTGYLNGNDNLRQKFTQSFFLAPQDKGYFVLNDVFRYVDDSTHQNGNQEPASNFEAPVAPDQDTPHTQETHISEPTAALSEEVIGGEVYNPSESGDVSVEVEEEESGDVSFEEEEEPMPEVVDEIPPDSQLVADSQVVVESSAKIEDTPKKSYASVVKVQKEYTAPFSSPTPSPLRSAPKIQEQVTAAVSQPPAAESHVSSSNTFENGNAQESEEGPSIYVKGLPLDATTTLLENEFKKFGPIRNGGVQVRFQKGFCFGFVEFEVASAVQSALEASPVMINGFRVIVEEKRSTSRGNNRGRFPSGSGAGYKSEGMRGRGNLGGKVYGRIEIGIRTEFGNRGGSRGGGYSNRGGDGYSNRGGGGGGDGYSNRGGGGDGYRRADKMGNNGGRANRSGGLGLNGTAKTTAPRVSATA from the exons ATGGCAGCACCAGTGACGCAACTCCCAGTTCCAACTGCTGATGTT GTTGGTAATGCTTTCGCGCATCAGTACTACCATATATTGCAGCAATCCCCGGATCTTGTTCACCGATTCTACCAGGATGGTAGTAAGTTTGGACGTCCTGGAGAGGATGGGGTCATGAGTACCACTACTACCATGAAT GCTATTAATGAGAAGATACTTTCACTTGGATATGGTCAAGTCAGGGCAGAAATTGTTACAGTTGATTCACAAGAATCTTACAAAGGTGGAGTTCTTGTGCTAGTGACTGGGTATTTGAATGGAAATGACAATTTGCGACAAAAATTTACTCAGAGCTTCTTCCTGGCTCCTCAAGACAAAGGTTATTTTGTGCTGAATGATGTGTTTCGGTATGTTGATGACTCCACACACCAGAATGGAAATCAAGAGCCTGCCAGCAATTTTGAAGCCCCAGTTGCTCCTGACCAGG ATACTCCTCACACACAGGAAACTCACATTTCTGAGCCAACAGCTGCTTTGTCTGAGGAAGTCATTGGAGGGGAAGTGTACAATCCCTCTGAAAGTGGGGATGTTTCAGTTGAGGTAGAGGAAGAGGAAAGTGGGGATGTTTCATTTGAGGAAGAGGAAGAACCAATGCCTGAGGTTGTTGATGAAATTCCTCCTGATTCCCAGTTAGTGGCTGACTCCCAGGTTGTGGTCGAGTCTAGTGCTAAGATTGAAGACACTCCGAAGAAGTCGTATGCCTCCGTT GTGAAAGTTCAGAAGGAGTACACTGCACCTTTTTCGAGTCCTACCCCTTCTCCTCTGAGGTCTGCACCAAAAATCCAAGAACAAGTGACTGCTGCAGTGTCTCAACCCCCAGCAGCTGAGTCACATGTCTCCAGCTCTAATACTTTTGAAAATGGGAATGCCCAAGAGAGTGAAG AGGGTCCTTCTATCTACGTGAAAGGTCTGCCTTTAGATGCGACGACTACCTTGCTTGAAAACGAGTTCAAGAAGTTTGGACCTATTAGGAATGGTGGCGTTCAAGTTAGATTCCAAAAG GGATTTTGTTTTGGCTTTGTGGAGTTTGAGGTGGCGAGTGCTGTGCAAAGTGCATTAGAG GCTTCACCTGTTATGATTAATGGATTCCGCGTCATTGTTGAGGAAAAGAGATCTACTTCCCGAG GGAACAATAGGGGACGATTTCCATCTGGATCAGGGGCTGGATATAAAAGTGAAGGAATGAGAGGGCGTGGTAATCTTGGAGGAAAAGTATATGGCAGGATTGAAATTGGTATCAGAACAGAGTTTGGAAACAGAGGTGGCAGTCGAGGCGGTGGATATTCAAACC gtggaggtgatGGGTATTCTAAccgtggaggtggaggtggaggtgatGGGTATTCTAACCGTGGAGGTGGAGGTGATGGCTATCGGAGAGCTGATAAGATGGGGAACAATGGTGGTCGGGCAAACCGTTCTGGTGGTTTAGGTCTTAACGGCACAGCCAAGACTACAGCGCCACGAGTATCTGCAACAGCTTGA
- the LOC7471164 gene encoding nuclear transport factor 2 isoform X7, translating into MAAPVTQLPVPTADVVGNAFAHQYYHILQQSPDLVHRFYQDGSKFGRPGEDGVMSTTTTMNAINEKILSLGYGQVRAEIVTVDSQESYKGGVLVLVTGYLNGNDNLRQKFTQSFFLAPQDKGYFVLNDVFRYVDDSTHQNGNQEPASNFEAPVAPDQDTPHTQETHISEPTAALSEEVIGGEVYNPSESGDVSVEVEEEESGDVSFEEEEEPMPEVVDEIPPDSQLVADSQVVVESSAKIEDTPKKSYASVVKVQKEYTAPFSSPTPSPLRSAPKIQEQVTAAVSQPPAAESHVSSSNTFENGNAQESEEGPSIYVKGLPLDATTTLLENEFKKFGPIRNGGVQVRFQKGFCFGFVEFEVASAVQSALEASPVMINGFRVIVEEKRSTSRGNNRGRFPSGSGAGYKSEGMRGRGNLGGKVYGRIEIGIRTEFGNRGGSRGGGYSNRGGDGYSNRGGGGGGDGYSNRGGGGDGYRRADKMGNNGGRANRSGGLGLNGTAKTTAPRVSATA; encoded by the exons ATGGCAGCACCAGTGACGCAACTCCCAGTTCCAACTGCTGATGTT GTTGGTAATGCTTTCGCGCATCAGTACTACCATATATTGCAGCAATCCCCGGATCTTGTTCACCGATTCTACCAGGATGGTAGTAAGTTTGGACGTCCTGGAGAGGATGGGGTCATGAGTACCACTACTACCATGAAT GCTATTAATGAGAAGATACTTTCACTTGGATATGGTCAAGTCAGGGCAGAAATTGTTACAGTTGATTCACAAGAATCTTACAAAGGTGGAGTTCTTGTGCTAGTGACTGGGTATTTGAATGGAAATGACAATTTGCGACAAAAATTTACTCAGAGCTTCTTCCTGGCTCCTCAAGACAAAGGTTATTTTGTGCTGAATGATGTGTTTCGGTATGTTGATGACTCCACACACCAGAATGGAAATCAAGAGCCTGCCAGCAATTTTGAAGCCCCAGTTGCTCCTGACCAGG ATACTCCTCACACACAGGAAACTCACATTTCTGAGCCAACAGCTGCTTTGTCTGAGGAAGTCATTGGAGGGGAAGTGTACAATCCCTCTGAAAGTGGGGATGTTTCAGTTGAGGTAGAGGAAGAGGAAAGTGGGGATGTTTCATTTGAGGAAGAGGAAGAACCAATGCCTGAGGTTGTTGATGAAATTCCTCCTGATTCCCAGTTAGTGGCTGACTCCCAGGTTGTGGTCGAGTCTAGTGCTAAGATTGAAGACACTCCGAAGAAGTCGTATGCCTCCGTT GTGAAAGTTCAGAAGGAGTACACTGCACCTTTTTCGAGTCCTACCCCTTCTCCTCTGAGGTCTGCACCAAAAATCCAAGAACAAGTGACTGCTGCAGTGTCTCAACCCCCAGCAGCTGAGTCACATGTCTCCAGCTCTAATACTTTTGAAAATGGGAATGCCCAAGAGAGTGAAG AGGGTCCTTCTATCTACGTGAAAGGTCTGCCTTTAGATGCGACGACTACCTTGCTTGAAAACGAGTTCAAGAAGTTTGGACCTATTAGGAATGGTGGCGTTCAAGTTAGATTCCAAAAG GGATTTTGTTTTGGCTTTGTGGAGTTTGAGGTGGCGAGTGCTGTGCAAAGTGCATTAGAG GCTTCACCTGTTATGATTAATGGATTCCGCGTCATTGTTGAGGAAAAGAGATCTACTTCCCGAG GGAACAATAGGGGACGATTTCCATCTGGATCAGGGGCTGGATATAAAAGTGAAGGAATGAGAGGGCGTGGTAATCTTGGAGGAAAAGTATATGGCAGGATTGAAATTGGTATCAGAACAGAGTTTGGAAACAGAGGTGGCAGTCGAGGCGGTGGATATTCAAACCGTGGAGGCGATGGATATTCAAAccgtggaggtggaggtggag gtgatGGGTATTCTAACCGTGGAGGTGGAGGTGATGGCTATCGGAGAGCTGATAAGATGGGGAACAATGGTGGTCGGGCAAACCGTTCTGGTGGTTTAGGTCTTAACGGCACAGCCAAGACTACAGCGCCACGAGTATCTGCAACAGCTTGA
- the LOC7471164 gene encoding nuclear transport factor 2 isoform X11, with protein MAAPVTQLPVPTADVVGNAFAHQYYHILQQSPDLVHRFYQDGSKFGRPGEDGVMSTTTTMNAINEKILSLGYGQVRAEIVTVDSQESYKGGVLVLVTGYLNGNDNLRQKFTQSFFLAPQDKGYFVLNDVFRYVDDSTHQNGNQEPASNFEAPVAPDQDTPHTQETHISEPTAALSEEVIGGEVYNPSESGDVSVEVEEEESGDVSFEEEEEPMPEVVDEIPPDSQLVADSQVVVESSAKIEDTPKKSYASVVKVQKEYTAPFSSPTPSPLRSAPKIQEQVTAAVSQPPAAESHVSSSNTFENGNAQESEEGPSIYVKGLPLDATTTLLENEFKKFGPIRNGGVQVRFQKGFCFGFVEFEVASAVQSALEASPVMINGFRVIVEEKRSTSRGNNRGRFPSGSGAGYKSEGMRGRGNLGGKVYGRIEIGIRTEFGNRGGSRGGGYSNRGGDGYSNRGGGGGGDGYRRADKMGNNGGRANRSGGLGLNGTAKTTAPRVSATA; from the exons ATGGCAGCACCAGTGACGCAACTCCCAGTTCCAACTGCTGATGTT GTTGGTAATGCTTTCGCGCATCAGTACTACCATATATTGCAGCAATCCCCGGATCTTGTTCACCGATTCTACCAGGATGGTAGTAAGTTTGGACGTCCTGGAGAGGATGGGGTCATGAGTACCACTACTACCATGAAT GCTATTAATGAGAAGATACTTTCACTTGGATATGGTCAAGTCAGGGCAGAAATTGTTACAGTTGATTCACAAGAATCTTACAAAGGTGGAGTTCTTGTGCTAGTGACTGGGTATTTGAATGGAAATGACAATTTGCGACAAAAATTTACTCAGAGCTTCTTCCTGGCTCCTCAAGACAAAGGTTATTTTGTGCTGAATGATGTGTTTCGGTATGTTGATGACTCCACACACCAGAATGGAAATCAAGAGCCTGCCAGCAATTTTGAAGCCCCAGTTGCTCCTGACCAGG ATACTCCTCACACACAGGAAACTCACATTTCTGAGCCAACAGCTGCTTTGTCTGAGGAAGTCATTGGAGGGGAAGTGTACAATCCCTCTGAAAGTGGGGATGTTTCAGTTGAGGTAGAGGAAGAGGAAAGTGGGGATGTTTCATTTGAGGAAGAGGAAGAACCAATGCCTGAGGTTGTTGATGAAATTCCTCCTGATTCCCAGTTAGTGGCTGACTCCCAGGTTGTGGTCGAGTCTAGTGCTAAGATTGAAGACACTCCGAAGAAGTCGTATGCCTCCGTT GTGAAAGTTCAGAAGGAGTACACTGCACCTTTTTCGAGTCCTACCCCTTCTCCTCTGAGGTCTGCACCAAAAATCCAAGAACAAGTGACTGCTGCAGTGTCTCAACCCCCAGCAGCTGAGTCACATGTCTCCAGCTCTAATACTTTTGAAAATGGGAATGCCCAAGAGAGTGAAG AGGGTCCTTCTATCTACGTGAAAGGTCTGCCTTTAGATGCGACGACTACCTTGCTTGAAAACGAGTTCAAGAAGTTTGGACCTATTAGGAATGGTGGCGTTCAAGTTAGATTCCAAAAG GGATTTTGTTTTGGCTTTGTGGAGTTTGAGGTGGCGAGTGCTGTGCAAAGTGCATTAGAG GCTTCACCTGTTATGATTAATGGATTCCGCGTCATTGTTGAGGAAAAGAGATCTACTTCCCGAG GGAACAATAGGGGACGATTTCCATCTGGATCAGGGGCTGGATATAAAAGTGAAGGAATGAGAGGGCGTGGTAATCTTGGAGGAAAAGTATATGGCAGGATTGAAATTGGTATCAGAACAGAGTTTGGAAACAGAGGTGGCAGTCGAGGCGGTGGATATTCAAACC gtggaggtgatGGGTATTCTAAccgtggaggtggaggtggag GTGATGGCTATCGGAGAGCTGATAAGATGGGGAACAATGGTGGTCGGGCAAACCGTTCTGGTGGTTTAGGTCTTAACGGCACAGCCAAGACTACAGCGCCACGAGTATCTGCAACAGCTTGA
- the LOC7471164 gene encoding nuclear transport factor 2 isoform X10: MAAPVTQLPVPTADVVGNAFAHQYYHILQQSPDLVHRFYQDGSKFGRPGEDGVMSTTTTMNAINEKILSLGYGQVRAEIVTVDSQESYKGGVLVLVTGYLNGNDNLRQKFTQSFFLAPQDKGYFVLNDVFRYVDDSTHQNGNQEPASNFEAPVAPDQDTPHTQETHISEPTAALSEEVIGGEVYNPSESGDVSVEVEEEESGDVSFEEEEEPMPEVVDEIPPDSQLVADSQVVVESSAKIEDTPKKSYASVVKVQKEYTAPFSSPTPSPLRSAPKIQEQVTAAVSQPPAAESHVSSSNTFENGNAQESEEGPSIYVKGLPLDATTTLLENEFKKFGPIRNGGVQVRFQKGFCFGFVEFEVASAVQSALEASPVMINGFRVIVEEKRSTSRGNNRGRFPSGSGAGYKSEGMRGRGNLGGKVYGRIEIGIRTEFGNRGGSRGGGYSNRGGDGYSNRGGGGGGDGYRRADKMGNNGGRANRSGGLGLNGTAKTTAPRVSATA, from the exons ATGGCAGCACCAGTGACGCAACTCCCAGTTCCAACTGCTGATGTT GTTGGTAATGCTTTCGCGCATCAGTACTACCATATATTGCAGCAATCCCCGGATCTTGTTCACCGATTCTACCAGGATGGTAGTAAGTTTGGACGTCCTGGAGAGGATGGGGTCATGAGTACCACTACTACCATGAAT GCTATTAATGAGAAGATACTTTCACTTGGATATGGTCAAGTCAGGGCAGAAATTGTTACAGTTGATTCACAAGAATCTTACAAAGGTGGAGTTCTTGTGCTAGTGACTGGGTATTTGAATGGAAATGACAATTTGCGACAAAAATTTACTCAGAGCTTCTTCCTGGCTCCTCAAGACAAAGGTTATTTTGTGCTGAATGATGTGTTTCGGTATGTTGATGACTCCACACACCAGAATGGAAATCAAGAGCCTGCCAGCAATTTTGAAGCCCCAGTTGCTCCTGACCAGG ATACTCCTCACACACAGGAAACTCACATTTCTGAGCCAACAGCTGCTTTGTCTGAGGAAGTCATTGGAGGGGAAGTGTACAATCCCTCTGAAAGTGGGGATGTTTCAGTTGAGGTAGAGGAAGAGGAAAGTGGGGATGTTTCATTTGAGGAAGAGGAAGAACCAATGCCTGAGGTTGTTGATGAAATTCCTCCTGATTCCCAGTTAGTGGCTGACTCCCAGGTTGTGGTCGAGTCTAGTGCTAAGATTGAAGACACTCCGAAGAAGTCGTATGCCTCCGTT GTGAAAGTTCAGAAGGAGTACACTGCACCTTTTTCGAGTCCTACCCCTTCTCCTCTGAGGTCTGCACCAAAAATCCAAGAACAAGTGACTGCTGCAGTGTCTCAACCCCCAGCAGCTGAGTCACATGTCTCCAGCTCTAATACTTTTGAAAATGGGAATGCCCAAGAGAGTGAAG AGGGTCCTTCTATCTACGTGAAAGGTCTGCCTTTAGATGCGACGACTACCTTGCTTGAAAACGAGTTCAAGAAGTTTGGACCTATTAGGAATGGTGGCGTTCAAGTTAGATTCCAAAAG GGATTTTGTTTTGGCTTTGTGGAGTTTGAGGTGGCGAGTGCTGTGCAAAGTGCATTAGAG GCTTCACCTGTTATGATTAATGGATTCCGCGTCATTGTTGAGGAAAAGAGATCTACTTCCCGAG GGAACAATAGGGGACGATTTCCATCTGGATCAGGGGCTGGATATAAAAGTGAAGGAATGAGAGGGCGTGGTAATCTTGGAGGAAAAGTATATGGCAGGATTGAAATTGGTATCAGAACAGAGTTTGGAAACAGAGGTGGCAGTCGAGGCGGTGGATATTCAAACCGTGGAGGCGATGGATATTCAAAccgtggaggtggaggtggag GTGATGGCTATCGGAGAGCTGATAAGATGGGGAACAATGGTGGTCGGGCAAACCGTTCTGGTGGTTTAGGTCTTAACGGCACAGCCAAGACTACAGCGCCACGAGTATCTGCAACAGCTTGA